One Dioscorea cayenensis subsp. rotundata cultivar TDr96_F1 chromosome 19, TDr96_F1_v2_PseudoChromosome.rev07_lg8_w22 25.fasta, whole genome shotgun sequence genomic window, ATAAATTTAGaacacaaacaagcataaacaattaaacataaaaaaaagtgaaacaaTAACTTAATACTAACATCTACTTTGTTAAGTTCCTCCCTCCTTTAGAGCACAAATAAATGAACAATAATACAGCTCAGCTTAACCATTACAGAGAAGTAGGATGCATTTTTGAATACTTGTTTAAACCCATTCTTCCAGataatcaaaccaaaaaaataatttacaaggACAAGGAGCACTCTTGGTTTTCTTTCCTTAACGAGATAAGTGAAACCCGGGAAGGCTGTGGGTTGctttataatatatttcatcATTCTGTGCAAGAATcagtttaaaaaatagtaaatcaGCACTCACAAAAGCATGTAACATTTGAATTTGACTTACATTGGACAAGACCAATCATTTGGACCAAAAAGCCCTGTAGGTCCACCAACAGGAGGACGTCCACGTCCCCCAGTATCACCCCCACCACGACCCCTCCCTCGACCACCGCCACTGGCACCCATTCCACCAGCACCAGCAGGGCGAGCTGTCCCACAGCGGTTACATACTCCCCGAAATGCAAAATTCACGTTGGAGCAACTGCTTATGAGAAAAACAAGGCACAAGGAAAATTGGTACCCTCAGAGCAGTATTCTTCACCAAACAAGCAGCAATTGAAACTAAGGACCTAAAAGTGAAAGAAAGAGCTGCTCACCAATATCACAGCACAGACCTTGTATTTGGACACAACCAGTCTCCATCCTGCTGCCAAGCTTTACCCGAAGAATCACCCCGTCCTCTACCTCTCCCTGCGCCATCATTCAAATCAACACCATTTTCATCATCACCTCCCACATCAGCTCCCAAACCTGCATCTGCCACATAACCATATGACTGATCAACTGGATCCTTAGTCTTCTGCTCTGCTATGTACACTTCAATGATGCTTCCATGAAAATCCTTCTGGTGAAACCACTCCACAGCAGCCGAAGCTGCATGTGGATCCTCATACGTAATTGTGGCATCACCCTTTGGCTCATTAGTAGCTTTATCCCTGTACAACCAAATCTTTGGCCGACCAGTCCTCTTATCCTTctgtaaaattatataaacagCAAACATAGATTATGTAATCCTCATACACCAGAACTAAGCATATTAATAACTAGAAGAACTAATAGTATTGAATTCAAAATAATACCTGATTGAACCCCGTACCTTTAGCAACCCTATGGTGCCAAAATACTCAGCCAGCATATTCTCATCTGTTCCAGGAGGTAATTTGCAAACATACACTGAGCCATTCAAATGCCCCCCTCTCCCCAAGTAATTCGCCATGACAACAGCAGCAAGCTACTCACACAGTACAACAATCAACCATAAATTTTCCACTTTTCCTAAGCATCAAatgaattatgaaaatatggCCAAAGATGACAACTTTAACCAAGATCAGATGCAAGGCAAGTATAACCATCAGATACCACAGCAAGTTGATATCATGAATAGACTAAAGAACATAATCGCTGCAAACCCGGATCATCCAATCATAGAAGCAAgttaaatcaataaactctcgAATATTGGACACCATTCAAAAACGGACCTTTCCTATGATTTAATTTAGTCCAAGAAATATAATTTGCTAGAATGAACCATGAACAGAGAGCCATAAGCATTCAAAACAATCGATCCAAGCAAAGATCAACAACATAAAACTTAACAGGAGAAATCTCTACAGAGTTCAAGGATTCAACAGCAACATAGATTTATAAATCTAAAGTACACACACAAGCAAGATCCCTGAAACAACAATCCCAGAGAAAGCAAGCAATTCAGAGAGAGATGGGAAATCCGAGATCTCACCTTCACTTTCGAGGGGAAGGAGGAGATCGATAAGAAGAAATTTTTAGGGTTTCGCGAGAGAAAAAGGGGCCGCGCTTGAATTTTGGGCTGCTTTGACGATTTCCACGTGCGAGTCACGTGATCTAATAGGTGGaatgagagttttttttaaaaaatttcttgtagtttatttaatttttgaaaaccatcaaattatatttgtttaaaataatctttaaaatatgtatatttctaattgtatttaaattagacaaaaaatcattaaatcacATTTATTAAACCGGATAAAATTATTAGCcgtcttaaaatatttatttcattaaaatgatacatgtattttttgaaatttatttttctatatatataaattaaataattttagtatacatatatttttttataaaagtggataattCACTTGCTCCGATCAATATCGCGAGAAGGAGTTGCCCTTTAaccttttatttgataaaaaaaaattaaaatagtatcattctaatataaaactaatgaaaaaaataatatttaaaaataatatatacataagagtagaataaaatttatttatttttaatattaataaattaaaaaaaagttaatgatCATCTCTTCTATAACATTCTATGAATGGGGACATTCTCGGGTGAGGAGTGGTGGACACTTTATACGAAATGGGGCATTCTTTGTGAAATCTTTCTATAACTTTCTTAATAATGGGGGATTGCGTTGCCCGATTGCAAGATGGTTCTGCCGTGGTAGGTGTTCAAGGAAAGTCAACCTCTTCAATTGGTTGGTATGGAAAAACAAGATTCTCACGTTTGAAAATCTTGGAAAAATGAAGATGCAATAAGACGCTAACTACAACTTGTGTCATGTGTCATGTGTCATGGAGGAGTTGAATCTGTTGATCATCTCTTCCTCCATTGCCCATTCGCCAAAAATGTGTAGGAGTATCATATTCGTTTGCTTCATCTACATGATCCTCCGCCGTCCATGAGTCAAATCTGGGGACTTGGCGAAAAAATATAAGGCCATTGTTTTAGACAATGGGGGATTGGGTGGTgaaaattattatgtgaaatATTTGGCTTACCAGAAATGATTGAATTTTCAATGATAAAATTGTGCATGCTATTACCATTACTTTAAAATGTGATCGCCTCATTGTTTCATGGTATTCAACAGAGTCAGAGGGAGGCCAAAAAAGAAGCTTGAAGACCTTGTTTCCACTATTCGACTCAGTTTTGAGTTATTGGATCAACGTTTGGTGCAAACTAGCGGCAACTTATTGGTCGAGGAGGCGAGAGACCAGATTCATTGGCTAGGTCATCTTGAGTTTGTTTGGGCTGAGTCTCAACCCGATGTGTCTTTGCCTTATGTTATTGTTCATGTAGTtggtttgtgttttgttttatgTTCTGTCTTTTAGCATGTACCATATTTAGTGATTGACTgtacttctttctttttagtaaGTGAAGTGGTTTATCATCTTTTCACCAGAAACAGTTAAATAAATCTTTTTGGTCTGGTTAATATGAGGGTTAAGTATATACTAACATGGttgtttactttatttattcTAGAGGACGAGTTTGAACCTTTCCAAATTTcgccaaaaaataaaaataaagttgttTATTTAGAGCGTGACAAGTGTCATGTTAGAGATGAACGGCTGGGATGAGTCTTAACTTGCCTATATAGAAAACCCAAAGCCACGTGTACCTCCGAATGCAATCCCTCAAAAGTGAGAGAATAAAATCCCGATTCTTTGAAACCCTAGAGAGGGAGTTCGAATCCATCCATCTTCTCCTCAAGAATTCGAagaagaaaccctagattcttCATCGGAATCGTTGATGTCGACGGCGAGCCAGCCCCAGTTCAGGTACACGCAGATGCCGTCGAAGGTGCTGCACCTGCGGAACCTGCCATGGGAGTGCACGGAGGAGGAGCTCGTCGAGCTCTGCAAACCCTTCGGGAAGGTCGTCAACACTAAGTGCAACGTCGGCGCCAACCACAACCAGGCCTTCGTGGAGTTCGTAAGTTTCATTGATTGTCAAAAAGTGGAGAGCTGATAAGATTTCGTTTTCTTGGTTTTCGTCTTTATGTGTGGATATTGTTGGCCTATTTTGCTGTATAATTATCTTGTATGTTGTTTTTAAACCCTCATGTTGGAGAGCTGTTCCTCGTTTGGTGTTTGGAATAAACAATTGAAATATCTAGAATTTGGTCAAGCTCAAGAAatggattttct contains:
- the LOC120250594 gene encoding LOW QUALITY PROTEIN: transcription initiation factor TFIID subunit 15 (The sequence of the model RefSeq protein was modified relative to this genomic sequence to represent the inferred CDS: deleted 2 bases in 1 codon), coding for MANYLGRGGHLNGSVYVCKLPPGTDENMLAEYFGTIGLLKKDKRTGRPKIWLYRDKATNEPKGDATITYEDPHAASAAVEWFHQKDFHGSIIEVYIAEQKTKDPVDQSYGYVADAGLGADVGGDDENGVDLNDGAGRGRGRGDSSGKAWQQDGDWLCPNTSCSNVNFAFRGVCNRCGTARPAGAGGMGASGGGRGRGRGGGDTGGRGRPPVGGPTGLFGPNDWSCPMCGNINWAKRTKCNICNTNKPGHNEGGVRGGRAGGYKELDEEEIEETKRRRKEAEEDDGEMYDEFGNLKKKFRAKAQQTETGQSLPGSGRAGWEVEDLERRGRERSNDQGRNHREGSKNRDRDGHAYDRERRPSRSRERERGRDRDRDRVHDYDGGREYGRDRDRHRDW